GAGGACCAAGTACGGGCCAGTGAGAACAGATCACATCCTCTTTATAGCAGCGGGAGCTTTTCACATGTCCAAACCTTCCGACCTCATACCCGAGTTACAGGGTAGGTTCCCTATAAGGGTAGAGTTGAGTCCTCTAACCAAAGAGGACCTGGTGCGCATACTTACTGAGCCTAAGAATGCCCTTATAAAACAGTACGTTGAGCTCCTGAAGACAGAAGGAGTGGACTTAGAGTTTACCGAAGATGCAGTGCATGAGATAGCACGTATAGCGGAGGAAGCTAACAACAAGTTGGAAAATATAGGAGCAAGAAGGTTACACACCATCATGGAGATACTCCTTGAAGACATCTCCTTCAACGCTCCTAGTCTAAAAGGACAGCACATAATAATAGATGGAAAGTTTGTAAGGGCAAAGCTTGAATCTGTTGTAAAAGATGTGGATCTTTCTAAGTATGTACTATGATAGAGGAATTCATAGAAAGACTTGAAGAGCTCATAAGACTACAACAGAGGGCAGTAATATCTCTTGTTAAGCCTATGCAAAGCGGATCGCTTTCCTTACTTACAGCTCTTGATGTACTCAGCTACCAGTTGGAGACTTTAGACATACTCAAGGAGATACTCTTCCTAGAAGAGGATGAAGAAGCGGTAAGCTTGTGTATAGAGGCCTTCTCTTGGATAAGCTTTCTACTGCCTCGTATAGAGCCTGCTCTCCCTGTATACTTACAACATCTGGTAGTTGAAGGAAGCCCCTTCTTTGTAAAGCTCAGCAGCATAGCTCAAGATGTGGAACTCTGGAAAGATCCATCCAAAAGGGATAGGCTTTTGTGGTACATACAGAAGACAAAGGAGTGTATAGCCTCTCAGATAGAGTTGATGAAGAAAGCCTCCTTTGGACACTACTAGTCTAGTACTTTTTTGAGTATCCAGTAGGTTTCAGATATAGGTAAGCCCATGACCGTGTAGAAGTCACCCCTTATGGACTCCACTAAGGCTGCTCCAAAACCCTGTATGGCGTAGGCTCCTGCCTTATCGAGAGGTTCTCCAGTTTTTACGTACTCCTCTATCTCCTGCTTTGTTAACTCTCTCATCTTTACGCTTGCAGTTTTGTGAAATAGGTACCTACCCTTTTGGGATAGGATACATACTGCGGAAACTACTCTGTGCCAGCGCCCCGAAAGCTCGAGAAGAAACCTTTTGGCTTCCTCTTCGTCACGAGGCTTTCCGTAAACCTTACCATCAAGGTACACCACTGTGTCTGCAGCCAGAACCGTTGCAAACTTATACTCTTTCCAGACTGATAGCGCTTTTCTCTTTGCGTTGAACCTTGCAGTCAGCACAGGATCCTTTAATGTCTCTTCTTTTATCCTTGAGGGTATTACAGAGAACTGGAAGCCAAGCATACGGAGGATGTCTACCCTCCTCTTGGACTCTGAAGCAAGGATGAGAAACCTCATCTACTCCACATATTTTAACCTAAGCCTGCCACGTCTTCTTAAGGATTTCGAGTGCCCTGTAGTTTGTAAGATCAAGCTGCAGAGGAGTTATAGAAACGTAGCCGTGGTAAACAGCCCAATAATCTGTGCCTTCTTCCAAACTCCAACCAAACTTTTCTGCAGTTATCCAGTACAGGGGTTTTCTTGCAGGGTCTGAAAGTTTGAGGACCTTTTCTACGTACGCCCTTCTTCCCTGCCTTGTGATCATAAAACCCCTTATTTCATCTCTTGGCAAGGCTGGAACGTTTACGTTCAGATACGTATCCTCCGGCATACCTTTCTCCAGAACCATTTTTACCACGTCAAGGCATACTCTGGCAACTTCTTTAAAGTCTGGGTTTTCTCCAAATACGGAAAAAGCTACAGATGGTATGCCCAGTATCCTACCTTCCATGGCTCCTGACACAGTACCTGAGTAGGTTATGTCTTCACCTAGGTTTGGTCCTTCGTTTATACCCGAGCATACAAGGTCGGGAGCTTTACCGTCCAGCAGCACATAGTAGCCCAGGTGTATACAGTCTGCTGGAGTGCCTCCTATTACCGTCCAAAAGTCATCGTCTACCCTTCTCATACGCAGTGGTGCTGTAAAAGTAAGGGAATGTCCCACTCCGCTTAGGTTTCTATCTGGCGCTATCGTTATAACCCTTCCAAGCTTTTTCAGCTCTTCCCTTAGGGCTTTTATACCTTCTGAAAAGTAACCGTCATCGTTTGTCAGTAGAAATACAGGCATACAAAAATATTTTAAAATGCTACTTTAGAAATGAGTCTGTGGTTGCCTGTATTTATCCTATTCGCGATGGGTGAGTTTGCCCTTATTATCTACCATGTTTTACCAAGTCTGTACGTTGGATCTATCAGCCTTAATGTCTTAAAGAAGCCGCTCTTACAGCTTACTGTCTTTCTCACTGCCTTTGTTTTTGTAAATTATCTAGAAAAAAAATTTGACTATTCAGTTTTAAAGAATAAAAGGATAGCCTATCTCTTTATAGGTTTCTCCACACTTATGCTTGTACTCGTCCTTATCAATAAGCTATTAACAGGTAAGGCTGTAAACAGATGGTTGTTTGGTGGTAGTATACAACCCTTGGAGTTTACCAAGCTATCTGTGATAGTGTTTTTGTCCTACTATGTTTACTCTAAAGGTGGTGCTAAGGAGTTTAGGTACATCTTCTGGGCAAGCTTCCTTGTAGGTTTAAACGCCGTGCTTCTCTTTTTACAACCTGACAAAGGAGGTGCTGTTTCTATAATGACCCTTACCCTGCTTATCCTCTTCGCTGGTGGTATGCCTGCGAAGGTGTACCTACCGGTGACTTTGGGCTTTGTCCTTCTGAGCCTTCCTTTCCTGCGTGGTGGATACGTCAAAGAAAGGGTTTTGGCATGGAAGGATCCCTTCTCCGATCCTACGGACTCTGGCTATCAGATAATACAGTCCCTTTACGCCTTTGCCCATGGTGGGCTTTTTGGTACTGGTATAGGACAGGGTGTTCAGAAGCTAAAGGGTGGACTACCTCTTGCGGACACAGATTACATAATAGCCCTTATAGCTGAAGAGTTTGGTTTTGTGGGTGTTTTAATGGTGTCTTTAGTGTACGCTTATTTAGTCGGTTACCTGATGGTTATGTCTATAAGGGTAAAAGACATCTTTGGAAAACTCCTGCTCTTTGGCTGCGCTTCAAGCTTTGCCCTCAGCTTCCTGTGGAATCTGGCCATGGCTACGAATCTTCTTCCGTCCAAGGGTATAGCTTTGCCTTTCTTAAGCTACGGTCTTTCTAACCTGCTTATGTCTACTATTATGGTAGGTTTGTGCAACATGGTCATAAAGAAGTACACAGTATAATACATAATCTATGTCACGTAGACCTGTCCTAGTGTTTAACTTTGGATCTCAGTACGTGCAGCTCATAGCCAGGAGGATAAGAGAGCTTGGAGTTTACAGTCAGATTGTGCCCTACTACATAGACCCACAAGAGGTGGAAAGGTTAAACCCTTACGGGATAATCTTCTCAGGTGGACCGGCTTCTGTGTACCAAGAGGGAGCACCCTTACCCCACCCAAAGATATTGGACCTGGGAGTACCCATACTGGGCATATGCTACGGTCTTCAGACCATAGTGCATATGCTGGGTGGTAAGGTAGAAAGGGCCCAAAAGCAAGAGTACGGTAGGGCTACCCTGAGGGTGCTAAAAGAAGATCCTCTCTTCAAAGGTCTTCCTAAGGAGTTTGAGGTTTGGATGAGCCATGCAGACAAGGTGAGTGTTCTTCCGGAAGGGTTTGTAGCTCTAGCATCTTCTGAAAACTCTCCCTATGCAGTTATAAGACATTCAGAGAGACCCATATACGGCGTTCAGTTCCATCCGGAGGTGACACACACATCCTATGGCAAAGAACTTTTGGGTAACTTCCTCTTTGAGGTCTGCAAAGCTCAAGTAAACTGGCAGATGCCAGACTTTATACAGCATAAAGTTGAAGAGATAAGACAGACGGTGGGCAATTCAAAAGTGGTGTGTGCTCTGTCTGGTGGAGTAGACTCTACAGTAGCTGCAGTCCTTACCTACAAAGCCATAGGTGATAGGCTTTTCTGCATCTTCGTAGACCACGGCCTTCTTAGAAAGGGAGAATCTCAGGAGGTGGAAGAGTCCTTTAAAAAGCTCTCGTTACCCTTTAAGAAGGTGGACGCTAGCGAGTATTTCCTTGAAAGGTTAAAAGGTGTGGAGAATCCAGAGCAGAAGAGAAAGATAATAGGGCATACCTTCATAGAAGTCTTTGAGAGAGAAGCCAAGGAGTTCGGGGCCGAGTATCTGCTACAGGGAACTCTCTACCCAGATGTTGTGGAAAGTGCTGGTATTGAAGGAGCAAAGGTTATAAAGACCCACCACAACGTAGGCGGGCTTCCAGAGAGGATGAACCTAAAGCTGCTAGAGCCTTTAAGAGAGCTCTTCAAGGACGAAGTGAGGAAGGTAGGAGAGCTTTTAGGGGTTCCCGAGAACATCCTAAAGAGGCATCCCTTCCCAGGCCCTGGTCTGGCTATAAGGATACTCGGAGAGGTAAAGAAAGAAGACCTGGAGATACTGAGAGAAGCGGACTACATCTTCATAGAAGAGTTGAAAAGATGGGGACTTTACGATAAGGTATGGCAAGCCTTTGCCGTGCTGCTACCTGTGAAAAGTGTAGGAGTTATGGGAGACGTGAGGACCTACGAGAGGGTGGTGGGGCTTAGAGCGGTGGACAGCACTGACGGTATGACGGCAGACTGGTCCAGACTTCCCTATGAATTCTTAGACCATGTCATGAGGAGGATAATAAACGAGGTCAAGGGCATAAACAGGGTCGTCTACGACATATCATCAAAACCACCAGCTACCATAGAATGGGAGTAGGTCAAAGTCCACCGGCTATGGCTGGCACTATGGAAAGCACATCCCCAGGCTTTAGTTGAGTTTGTACACCTTGTAGAAATCTTACATCTTCATCGTTCACGTAGAGGTTTACGAACCTTCTTATCTCTCCGTTCTCGTCCAGGAGTCTCTCCTTTACACCAGGGAACATACCCTCTAACCTCTCTATTAGTTCGCTTAGGCTTATGGGGCCTTCTACATCTACAGATATTTCTCCCTGACCGTTAGTGAGCCTTCTTAAAGGTGTAGGGACTCTCACCACTATAGGCATGCTGTACCTCCTGAGGTAGTATATTATAACCTCTTTAGCTTAGCTCTTTGAGCTTTTCCCTTATAAACTCCCAGCTCCACCAGGTAGCTTCGTTTAGGGGCTTGGGTTTGCCTATATCCTCTTCGCTGCCCTCTACCCATACGTACTCTCCGTCTGTAAGGAGTTTGAAGTTTCTGGTGCGGGAGGACCACCGCCAGAAGTTATGAGGTCCTATCCCCAAAGCCTTTTGAAAAAGTTCCATCTCCTGTGGCAAAAGCGGTCTTCCTTTCCTCATGCTTGCTGATAGCTCTCCTTCAACTTTTTTATTCTCCAGAGGGACTTACTGTCCTCTGGTGTCACAAGGCTTAGGGCTTTACCGTAGGAACCAAGCCTCGCTGTCCTGCCTATACGGTGTATGTAAACCTCTGGGTCTTCAGGAACATGGTAGTTTATCACCAAGCTGACCCCCTTTATATCCAATCCTCTGGATGCTACATCCGTAGCCACGATCACCCTTACCTTGTCTTCCCTGAAAAGCCTAAGAGAGTACTCCCTCTGCCTTTGGGTCATATCACCGTGCAAGCTGCAAACCCTAAAGCCCTTTTCTTGGAGCCTTTGGCTTAGTTCCTTTGCATCTTTTTTGGTCTTTACGAAGATTATGACCTTTTCAAGCTTGTGCTCTCTTAATATCCTTTCAAGCTCGTGCAACTTCTGAGCAGATGAGTTTAGCCTTATGATCCTTTCTTCTATCCTTGGCTTTAGCTCAGGGCTTATCACCTTCACAAACTTGTAGCCTTCTCTTAGGTGTTTTCTGGCTAGCTCTTGGACTCTTTTTGGTATGGTGGCAGAGAAGAAGAAGGTCTGTCTTTCTTTCGGTACGTAGGAGATAATCTCCTCTATATCTTCTATGAAACCCATGTCAAGCATTACGTCCACCTCATCAAGCACTAGAAAGGATATACTTCCAAGGTCAAGAGCTCCTCTGAGGATGAGATCCTTTATCCTACCGGGTGTTCCCACCACTATGTTTGGGCTGTACTTGTCCAAAGCCTCCAGGTCTCCTTTCACGGGCCTACCACCGTAGAAGGCAAAAACCCTCAGCCCTTTGTACTTGGACAGGGAAAGGAGCTGGTCTTTTACCTGGAGGGCAAGCTCCCTCGTAGGCGTTAAAATAAGGGCCTTCAGACCGTCTTCCCTTCTTAACTTTTCAATTATGGGTATGCCAAAGGCTGCCGTCTTTCCCGTTCCCGTCTGTGCCTGACCCATCACGTCATAACCCTTGAGGGCTAGGGGTATGGCTTCCTTCTGTATGGGTGTAGGTTGGGAGAAGCCAAGATCTTTTAGGGCTTTTCGTAGCGGTTCGCTTAGTTGTGAGAAGTCAAATTCCATAGTGTCCTCCTTATGTTCTGTAAAGCCTCTAAATTTAAACCAGTTGGAAGTTTAAGTCAACGATTAAATGGAACTGTCTTAGGTTGGTAAAATCGAGGATAAGGTTTAGGCTTGCATGCTTTTAAATATTAAATTTATAGTCTTAGCATGCTGGAAAGGAGAAAGACAAGGCAGATACAGGTAGGTTGGGTAAAGATCGGAGGAGACGCTCCCGTAGTGGTGCAGTCTATGACCTCCACCAAGACCCATCAGGTGGAGGAAACTCTCCAGCAGATAAGGAGACTCTATGAGGCAGGATGCGAGCTTGTAAGAGTTGCAGTTCCACACAGAGAGGACGTGGAGGCATTGCCGGACATAGTCAAAAACTCTCCTATTCCTGTAATAGCCGACATACACTTTGCACCTTCTTATGCTTTCCTTTCCATGGATAAGGGTGTGCATGGCATTAGGATAAACCCCGGCAACATAGGAAAGGAGGAGATAGTAAGGGATATAGTCCAAGAGGCAAAGGTCAAAGGTGTAGCCATAAGGATCGGCGTAAACTCGGGGTCTTTGGAGAAGGATCTGCTTGAAAAGTACGGCTATCCGTGCGCTGAGGCTCTCTTTGAAAGCGCTGTGCGTTGGTCCGAGAAGTTTGAAAAGTGGGGCTTTTACAACTTCAAAGTCTCCATAAAGGGTTCCGATGTGCTTGAGAACATAAGGGCCAACGAGATGTTTGCCAAATACACTGATGTGCCACTTCACATAGGTATAACAGAAGCTGGCATGGGCCTTCAGGGTATAGTCAAGTCCTCTGTGGGTATAGGTATACTTCTTTACAAAGGTATAGGAGACACGGTAAGGGTATCTCTAACAGACGACCCAGTAGTGGAGGTGGAGACAGCTTATTACATACTATCATCCTTGGGTATAAGAAGGAGAGGACCAGAGATAGTGTCCTGTCCCACCTGTGGTAGGATAGAGGTGGACCTTCCTAAGGTGGTATCTCAAGTAAAAGAGAAGTTAAAGGACGTGAAAACACCCCTTAAGATAGCCATAATGGGCTGTGTGGTGAACGCCATAGGGGAGGCCAGAGAGGCAGACCTTGGACTTGCCTGTGGAAGGGGTTTTGCCTGGCTCTTTAAGAAGGGCAAGCCTATAAGGATGGTAAAGGAAGAAGAGATGGCCCAAGCCCTTTTAGAGGAGATATACAAGGAGAACGGCCATGAGTGAGCTGGAAAAGTATCAGAGGCTTATGCAAAAAGCTCAGCTTGTAGAGGGTGCCACGCTTAATTTTGTCATGTTGGACCTGAAACCAAGGTGGATGAAGTGTAGGAGGACAAAGAGGGTAGTCTTTCAGTTTCACAAGCTGGGACAGGAAGAAGGAGTCACACACTGCGGTAAAAAACTTGAGGAGTATCAGATACTTCCCGAAAGACAGGAGAATCTAGTAATCACTCAGATAAACATGATGCTAGGAGGCTTAGGCCTCTTGGTCTTCTTTGACCTATGTCCTGAGTGTTTTGGTAACATAAACAGGTGTACACCTTTGGAGGGTTAGCCACCCACCTTGAACATCTCTATTTTTCTTGGAGATTTTCCCTCTTTTAAGAGGGTTAGTCTCTCTTCAGAGTACCTGTCTTTCCTCGATAACCACACGCTCCTTACAAACTCCCTTATATCTTCGTCGCTGGCTCCAGATCTTATGAGCCTTTTAACGTCGTAGCCGTCCTGAGCAAAAAGGCACGTAAGCACCTTACCATCTGCTGTAAGCCTTAGCCTGTTGCAGTCGCCGCAGAAAGGCTCAGTCACGGAGGCTATTATGCCAAACTCAAGGCCATCGTCCTTGTACCTGTACCTCTGGGCAGTCTCCCCTCTGTAGCCTCTCCCTATAGGTTCTACCTCAAACTCCTTCTGTATTATGCTCAGTATCTCTTTGGCACTTACAACCTTGTCCAGGCTCCATCCGTTCAGAGTGCCTACATCCATAAACTCGATGAACCTTACGGTAAGACCCATACCTTTGAAGAACTTGGCTATGTCCAAGATCTCAGAATCGTTTACTCCCTTGACCACGCACACGTTTACCTTCACAGGCACAAGGCCTACCTTGATGGCTTCCTCTATGCCCATCAGTATGGTCTTCACCTTTACATCCCTTCCTACCATCCTAGACAGGACATCATCCCTAAGGGATGGTAAGCTCACAGTTACTCTCTTTAAACCTGCTTCCTTAAGAGCTTTTGCTTTTTCTTTGAGTAAAAAGCCGTTGGTGGTCAGGCTTATATCTACGTCAAACTCGGAGATAAGCCTTATGAGGTTCTCAAGGTGTTTCCTCACTAAGGGTTCTCCGCCAGTTATCCTTATCTTCTTTATCCCCAAGGGTAATACAGCCTTTACGAACCTGGCTATCTCCTCAAAGGTAAGGATCTCTTCCTTTGGAAAAAAGGAGTAATCTCCGTCTGCTGGCATGCAGAAAAAGCATCTAAAGTTACACCTGTCTGTGACGGATATGCGCAGGTCCCTTAGCTCTCTACCCAGAAGATCCTTTACGCTCCCAGTACCCATTCACCCTTTCCATCCTTGAACACTTCCTTCTTCCATATGGGTGCCCTCTTTTTTACCTCATCCACCGCGTACCTGCAGGCTTTAAAGGTCTCTTCCCTGTGACCGCCAAAGACTACCACCATGAAGGATGGCTCCCCCACCTTCACTACACCAAGCCTGTGGTGTATAAACACCTCTTTAACTCCAAACTGTGATATAGCTTCCTCCCTTATCTGCTCCATAACTTTTATGGCCATCTCGGGAAAGGCTTCGTAATGGAGCTCTACAACGTCTCCGTCCTCAGGCGCTGCCCTAGCTATACCTAGGAAGCTAACGCTGGCACCACAATCAGGAGGAACTTGATACTCAGAGAAAACCTTCTCTATGCCGAACCATTCTATGCCTATGTATACCTTAGGTACCATGTCTCCGGTTTAAATTTAAAGTCCTTCTTCTCTTATTGCAATTTCTACCTGCTTCTGTACCTGCTCCTTTGATGTGCCTCCGTAGGTGTTCCTCCTGTCGGCCGATACCCTTGGATCTAGAAGCTTTAGCGCATCCTCCTCGTAAAGGGAGGAAAAGCTCTTTAGCTCTTCCAAGGTTAACTCCTCTGGTTTTTTACCTTCCTTGAGGAGGTAAGATGTTATCTTACCGGCTACAGAGTGGGCCTCTCTGAAGGGAAGGCCCTTCTGCACGAGGTAGTTAGCAAGGTCTGTCATAAGGCTAAAGCCTCCAGCTTGCTGTTGCATCCTGTCTGCTTTTATGGTAAGTCCATCGAGCACTAGGGTCATAGCCTTTATGCAGGCCTTTATCGTGTCCAAGCTGTCAAACAGGGGCTCTTTGTCCTCCTGGAGGTCCCTGTTGTAGGCCATAGGAAGTCCTTTGAGAGTGGTAAGTAAGGACATGAGGTTACCGTAGAGCCTTCCCGTCTTACCTCTGATAAGTTCAAGCACGTCTGGGTTTTTCTTCTGGGGCATGATGGAGCTGCCTGTACACAACCTGTCTGGAAGTTCTACGAAACCGAACTCTTCGGAGGACCATAGGATTAGATCCTCGGCTAGCCTTGAAAGATGCATGCCTGTGCTGGCGCATGCGTAAAGGACATCCAGGATATAGTCTCTATCGGCGGTTGCCTGTATGGAGTTTCTCAGAACTCTGTTAAAACCAAGCTCATGAGCTGTGAAGAACCTGTCCAAGGGGAAATCCACCCCAGCCACCGCACCGCTACCCAAAGGTGACCTGTCTGCCATCTTGTAAGCAAGCATAAACCTCTCCTCGTCACATAGGAACATCTCCCTGTATGCAAGGAAGTAGTGGGCAAGCCTTATGGGCTGGGCCTTCTGCAGGTGTGTGTAAGAAGGGACGATTACATCCACGGTGTTCTGTGCAAGCTTTACAAGTGCTTTCCTTAGCCCTTTAAGGAGCTCCAGTATCTCCAAGATCTGTCCCTTTATGTGCAGTCTTTCGTCCGTGGCCACCTGGTCGTTACGAGATCTACCTGTATGCAGCTTCTTCCCCACTTGCCCTATCCTTTCGGCCAGGGCAAACTCTATGTTCATGTGTACGTCTTCTAAAGACTCCTTGAATTCAAAGCCCCCCTTTTCTATCTCCTCTGCTATCTTGTTTAGTCCTTCAACTATGGCTTTTGCTTCATCCTGTGTAAGCACACCGGCCTTCTGAAGGGTCTTTACATGGGCTATGCTCTGTCGTATATCCTCAAGGGCCAGCCTTCTGTCAAAGCTTACTGACTGGGTGAACCTCTCTACAAACTCATCAGTCTTTTCTGAAAACCTTCCTTCCCAAGGCTTTTCCATGATTAAATTTTATACTCAAGCCTTTGTCTAAACTCTTCCTGCTTGCCTCTGTTCCACCTTTGTACTGGTCTGTAGTAACCTACCACCCTTGAGTAGACCTCTGTAGGCTTCCCACAGTGGGGACATGTGAAGTGTTCTCCTTTTATGTAGCCATGGTCCTCGCAGACGGAGAAGGTGGGCGTTACGGT
The DNA window shown above is from Thermocrinis minervae and carries:
- a CDS encoding Maf family protein — protein: MRFLILASESKRRVDILRMLGFQFSVIPSRIKEETLKDPVLTARFNAKRKALSVWKEYKFATVLAADTVVYLDGKVYGKPRDEEEAKRFLLELSGRWHRVVSAVCILSQKGRYLFHKTASVKMRELTKQEIEEYVKTGEPLDKAGAYAIQGFGAALVESIRGDFYTVMGLPISETYWILKKVLD
- the surE gene encoding 5'/3'-nucleotidase SurE codes for the protein MPVFLLTNDDGYFSEGIKALREELKKLGRVITIAPDRNLSGVGHSLTFTAPLRMRRVDDDFWTVIGGTPADCIHLGYYVLLDGKAPDLVCSGINEGPNLGEDITYSGTVSGAMEGRILGIPSVAFSVFGENPDFKEVARVCLDVVKMVLEKGMPEDTYLNVNVPALPRDEIRGFMITRQGRRAYVEKVLKLSDPARKPLYWITAEKFGWSLEEGTDYWAVYHGYVSITPLQLDLTNYRALEILKKTWQA
- a CDS encoding FtsW/RodA/SpoVE family cell cycle protein, with amino-acid sequence MSLWLPVFILFAMGEFALIIYHVLPSLYVGSISLNVLKKPLLQLTVFLTAFVFVNYLEKKFDYSVLKNKRIAYLFIGFSTLMLVLVLINKLLTGKAVNRWLFGGSIQPLEFTKLSVIVFLSYYVYSKGGAKEFRYIFWASFLVGLNAVLLFLQPDKGGAVSIMTLTLLILFAGGMPAKVYLPVTLGFVLLSLPFLRGGYVKERVLAWKDPFSDPTDSGYQIIQSLYAFAHGGLFGTGIGQGVQKLKGGLPLADTDYIIALIAEEFGFVGVLMVSLVYAYLVGYLMVMSIRVKDIFGKLLLFGCASSFALSFLWNLAMATNLLPSKGIALPFLSYGLSNLLMSTIMVGLCNMVIKKYTV
- the guaA gene encoding glutamine-hydrolyzing GMP synthase; amino-acid sequence: MSRRPVLVFNFGSQYVQLIARRIRELGVYSQIVPYYIDPQEVERLNPYGIIFSGGPASVYQEGAPLPHPKILDLGVPILGICYGLQTIVHMLGGKVERAQKQEYGRATLRVLKEDPLFKGLPKEFEVWMSHADKVSVLPEGFVALASSENSPYAVIRHSERPIYGVQFHPEVTHTSYGKELLGNFLFEVCKAQVNWQMPDFIQHKVEEIRQTVGNSKVVCALSGGVDSTVAAVLTYKAIGDRLFCIFVDHGLLRKGESQEVEESFKKLSLPFKKVDASEYFLERLKGVENPEQKRKIIGHTFIEVFEREAKEFGAEYLLQGTLYPDVVESAGIEGAKVIKTHHNVGGLPERMNLKLLEPLRELFKDEVRKVGELLGVPENILKRHPFPGPGLAIRILGEVKKEDLEILREADYIFIEELKRWGLYDKVWQAFAVLLPVKSVGVMGDVRTYERVVGLRAVDSTDGMTADWSRLPYEFLDHVMRRIINEVKGINRVVYDISSKPPATIEWE
- a CDS encoding MoaD/ThiS family protein, translating into MPIVVRVPTPLRRLTNGQGEISVDVEGPISLSELIERLEGMFPGVKERLLDENGEIRRFVNLYVNDEDVRFLQGVQTQLKPGDVLSIVPAIAGGL
- a CDS encoding DEAD/DEAH box helicase: MEFDFSQLSEPLRKALKDLGFSQPTPIQKEAIPLALKGYDVMGQAQTGTGKTAAFGIPIIEKLRREDGLKALILTPTRELALQVKDQLLSLSKYKGLRVFAFYGGRPVKGDLEALDKYSPNIVVGTPGRIKDLILRGALDLGSISFLVLDEVDVMLDMGFIEDIEEIISYVPKERQTFFFSATIPKRVQELARKHLREGYKFVKVISPELKPRIEERIIRLNSSAQKLHELERILREHKLEKVIIFVKTKKDAKELSQRLQEKGFRVCSLHGDMTQRQREYSLRLFREDKVRVIVATDVASRGLDIKGVSLVINYHVPEDPEVYIHRIGRTARLGSYGKALSLVTPEDSKSLWRIKKLKESYQQA
- the ispG gene encoding flavodoxin-dependent (E)-4-hydroxy-3-methylbut-2-enyl-diphosphate synthase; the protein is MLERRKTRQIQVGWVKIGGDAPVVVQSMTSTKTHQVEETLQQIRRLYEAGCELVRVAVPHREDVEALPDIVKNSPIPVIADIHFAPSYAFLSMDKGVHGIRINPGNIGKEEIVRDIVQEAKVKGVAIRIGVNSGSLEKDLLEKYGYPCAEALFESAVRWSEKFEKWGFYNFKVSIKGSDVLENIRANEMFAKYTDVPLHIGITEAGMGLQGIVKSSVGIGILLYKGIGDTVRVSLTDDPVVEVETAYYILSSLGIRRRGPEIVSCPTCGRIEVDLPKVVSQVKEKLKDVKTPLKIAIMGCVVNAIGEAREADLGLACGRGFAWLFKKGKPIRMVKEEEMAQALLEEIYKENGHE
- the moaA gene encoding GTP 3',8-cyclase MoaA, with the protein product MGTGSVKDLLGRELRDLRISVTDRCNFRCFFCMPADGDYSFFPKEEILTFEEIARFVKAVLPLGIKKIRITGGEPLVRKHLENLIRLISEFDVDISLTTNGFLLKEKAKALKEAGLKRVTVSLPSLRDDVLSRMVGRDVKVKTILMGIEEAIKVGLVPVKVNVCVVKGVNDSEILDIAKFFKGMGLTVRFIEFMDVGTLNGWSLDKVVSAKEILSIIQKEFEVEPIGRGYRGETAQRYRYKDDGLEFGIIASVTEPFCGDCNRLRLTADGKVLTCLFAQDGYDVKRLIRSGASDEDIREFVRSVWLSRKDRYSEERLTLLKEGKSPRKIEMFKVGG
- a CDS encoding molybdenum cofactor biosynthesis protein MoaE, giving the protein MVPKVYIGIEWFGIEKVFSEYQVPPDCGASVSFLGIARAAPEDGDVVELHYEAFPEMAIKVMEQIREEAISQFGVKEVFIHHRLGVVKVGEPSFMVVVFGGHREETFKACRYAVDEVKKRAPIWKKEVFKDGKGEWVLGA
- the argH gene encoding argininosuccinate lyase, giving the protein MEKPWEGRFSEKTDEFVERFTQSVSFDRRLALEDIRQSIAHVKTLQKAGVLTQDEAKAIVEGLNKIAEEIEKGGFEFKESLEDVHMNIEFALAERIGQVGKKLHTGRSRNDQVATDERLHIKGQILEILELLKGLRKALVKLAQNTVDVIVPSYTHLQKAQPIRLAHYFLAYREMFLCDEERFMLAYKMADRSPLGSGAVAGVDFPLDRFFTAHELGFNRVLRNSIQATADRDYILDVLYACASTGMHLSRLAEDLILWSSEEFGFVELPDRLCTGSSIMPQKKNPDVLELIRGKTGRLYGNLMSLLTTLKGLPMAYNRDLQEDKEPLFDSLDTIKACIKAMTLVLDGLTIKADRMQQQAGGFSLMTDLANYLVQKGLPFREAHSVAGKITSYLLKEGKKPEELTLEELKSFSSLYEEDALKLLDPRVSADRRNTYGGTSKEQVQKQVEIAIREEGL